A stretch of DNA from Gemmatimonas sp.:
GGAGGCGCTGCAGGCGGCTTTGGGCGATCCAGCGGAACCGATCGCGCAGAGAGGCAGCGAGCGCAGAGCACGCAGAGGGCGCCACTTGTGATCGTCTCTGCGTACTCTGCGCTCTCTGCCTCTCTGCGTGAACAGGCACCGGCATGAGGCGTCGACGCTGGCGAGCGATTGCAACGTGCAGCAGGTTGGGGCATGCACCTCTCTCGATCTGTTGCCGCGCTGCTCGCGCTGTCGTTGCCGATTCACGCCGCGAATGCCCAGCTCGCGCTGCCGCAGTTCGATCGCGTGCTCCTGCTCGAGACCACCGCCGAAACGTCGGCCAACGCCAGCATCGGGGACGTGAACGGCGACGGCACGCCGGATATCGTGCTGGCGAAGGGGCGGCATTGGCCGCTGGTGGACCGGGTGCTTCTGGGCAACGGCAAGGGCGGCTTCGCGCCGGCTCGCGACCTCGGCATCGCGTCCGACCGGTCGTACGCGGCGCGGTTGGTGGATATCGACCGGGACGGCGATCTCGACGTCGTGCTCAGCAACGATCGTCCCGACCCGAGCCTCGTGTATCTGAACGATGGGACGGGGCACTTCACGGTGGGGTCCTCGTTCGGAAAGGCCGAGTGGCCGACGCGCAACGCCAGTGTCGCCGACGTCAATGGCGACAGCTTGCCCGACATCATTGTGGCCAACCGCTACGGCAAGAATCCCGGCGGCAACTACCTGTGTCTCAATCGCGGGGCGGGCCGGTTCGACGACCAGTGCCTCCGCTTTTCACGGGAGTCGGCGACTACGATCACGCCCGCCGACGTGAATCGGGACGGGCTCGTCGACCTCATCGTGCCGCACCGCGACGGCGGGCAGAGCATGGTGTATCTGCAGCACGCACGCAGTGGACCCGAGCCCGGGTTCACCGGTGTGCCGTTCGGTCCCGCCGACGCCGCGATCCGCGCGTCGGAGTCGGGTGACTTCACTGGCGACGGCCTCGTGGATCTCGTCGCCATCGACGAAGCGAATGGTCTCTCGCTCTACGCCGGTACACGCGACGGTGTCTTTGCCGCCGGTGTGTCGCTTGGCCGGGAGCAAACGGCGCCGTACGCGCTGGCGGTGGGTGATCTCAACGCCGATGGCCTGACCGATATCGTGGTGGGCTACGTCGAGGCAGAGTCGGTGGCGTACATCCGCACCGGCACCACCTTCGCGCGGGTACGGTTCGGCGACGGCCGGGGCACCGTGTACGGCTTTGCGATCGGAGATGTGGACGGGGACGGACACGTGGACATCGCCGCCGGGCGCTCGGAGGCACCGAATGTGCTGTACTTCGGCGCGCGCCGTGCGCTGAAGCCCGCTCCTCGCCGACGATAGGTACCGCCGCCATGCCCAATGAGGTGGACGTACTGCTTGCCACGCTCGACCATCCGCAGCTCGATGCCATGCACGAGTTGCGGCGTATCATCCTGCAGGCCGACCCGCGAATCGGCGAATCGGTGAAGTGGAACGCTCCCAGCTTTCACACCGCTGAGCACTTTGCCACGTTCCACCTGCGCGCCAAGACCGGTTTTCAGCTCGTGCTGCACTTGGGGGCCAAAGGACGACCCGACGCGACGGTGCGCGCGACCGTTCCCGACCCGCACAGGCTGCTGCAGTGGAAGAGCGCCGACCGTGCCATCATCGCCCTGCGTGATCTGGCCGATGTCGACGCCAAGCGTGACGCGCTGTCGCAGATTCTGCGGCATTGGATCGAGGAGGTCAACTGATGTCGCCGAACGCTGTCGCGGCGATCGACCTCGAGGCGCATCGGGCCGCACTGACCGGTCACTGCTACCGCATGCTGGGTTCGGTCGTGGATGCCGAAGACGCGGTGCAGGAGACCATGCTGCGGGCCTGGCGCGCACTCGAGAAATTCGACGGTCGCTCGGCGTTGGGCACGTGGCTGCATCGCATCGCCACCAACGTGTGTCTCGATGCGCTCGGCGATCGCACGCCGCGCGTGCTGGCGTTCGACGACATGCCGCGTTCCGCGACCACCGACGAACTCACGACGCGTCCCCGCGCGCACTGGCTCGAGCCCATCCCAGATGTGCGCGCGATCCCGAGTACCGACGATCCGCACGAGCGCGCCGTGATGCGCGAGCATCTGCGACTGGCCTTCGTGTCGGCGTTGCAGGCGCTGCCGCCTCGTCAGCGCGCGGCCCTGATTCTCACGCAGGTGCTCAACTGGTCGGCGGCGGAAGTGGCCGACTGCCTCGACCTCAGCACCGCCGCGGTGAACAGCGCGCTGCAGCGCGCCCGCGCCACGCTCGACGCGCGCCGCTCGAATGCGCCCGCCGGTACGCCGCTGGCGTTGAACGCGCAGCAGCAGCGCACACTCGAGCGTTTCGTGGCCGCCTTCGAGGCGTATGACGTGCCGGCCCTCACCGCACTGCTGCGAGACGATGTGGTCATGTGCATGCCGCCCTTCGCGTTCTGGCTCCAGGGACCGTTGGACGTGGCCGCCTGGCTCACGGGCCGCGGCGCCGGGTGCAAACCGTCGCGGCTCGTGGCCACGCAGGCCAGCGGTGCGCCGGCGTTTGCGCAGTACCGGCAGAATGGGGCCGAGCCTTGGTCGCTGATCGTGCTCGACTTCGTCGGTGATCGCATCGGCACGATGCACTACTTCCTTGATACCGAGACGCTATTTCCACACTTCGGACTACCGATGCGGCTCGACCGATGATTTTCGGGTGGATGGCGGGTCGAAGAGATATATGCCGATCGTCTACGCCATCTCCCGCACACCCAATCCTCCCATGAGCACCGCCCGAAAAATCTTCCTCAACATCTCGGTGAAAGACCTGGACGCCACAAAGGCGTTCTTCACCGCGCTCGGCTTCACCTTCAACCCACAGTTCACCGACCAGAACGCGGCGTGTATGATCGTGAGCGACGAGGCCTACGTGATGCTGCTCACCGTGCCGTTCTTCGGGGGATTCACGACGAAGGCACTCTGCGATACCCGCACGCACACCGAGGCGCTGTTCGCGCTGAGTTGTGAGAGTCGCGATGACGTGAACGCGATGGTGCAGAAAGCGGTGGCGGCCGGCGGACGGGAAGCGATGCCGGTACAGGATCACGGGTTCATGTACGCCTGGAGCTTCTACGACCTGGACGAGCACCACTGGGAGGTGTTCTGGATGGACCCCACCACGATCCAGTAGCGCCAAAGCCACCCGAGAGGGGAGACCAAGGCAGCGGCGCGGGTGCCATTGTCGGCGGGTGTCCGCCATTTTTCGTGACGCCCGTCGCCTGCCCGCTCCCTCTTCCGTCGTCTCGCATGCCTGTCGCCCCACAACGGATCGTCGTCACAGGCGGTGCCGGTTTTCTCGGCTCGCACCTGTGCGAACTGCTGCTGTCGCAGGGGCACGAGGTGCTGTGTGTCGACAACTTCTTCACGAGTTCGCGGCGCGGGGTCGAGCATCTGCTCGACTACAAGCGCTTTGAACTGCTGCGGCACGACGTCACGATGCCGCTGAATGTGGAAGCCGACGAGATCTACAACCTGGCCTGCCCGGCGTCGCCCGTACACTACCAGCACGATCCGGTGCAGACCACCAAGACCAGTGTGATCGGCGCGATCAACATGCTGGAACTGGCGAAACGCCTCCGGGCCAAGGTGTTGCAGGCGTCTACGTCGGAGGTGTATGGTGACCCGATCGTACACCCGCAGTCGGAGTCATACTGGGGCAACGTGAATCCGATCGGTCCGCGTTCCTGCTACGACGAAGGCAAGCGATGCGCCGAAACGTTGTTCTTCGACTACTACCATCAGGATCAGGTGCGCATCAAGGTCGTGCGCATCTTCAACACCTACGGTCCGCGCATGCACCCCAGCGACGGGCGCGTGGTGTCGAACTTCATCATGCAGGCGCTGCGCGGCGACGACATCACGTTGTTCGGTGACGGCGAACAGACGCGTTCCTTCTGTTACGTGAGCGATCTCATCGACGGACTGCATCGCATGATGCAGACACCCGATTCGGTCGTCGGGCCGATCAACCTCGGCAACCCCGAAGAGTGCACCGTGCGCGTGCTCGCCGAAACGATCATCGGTCTCACCGGTTCGCGCTCGCAGCTTGTGCGCCGCCCGCTGCCGCCCGACGATCCGCGCCAGCGTCAGCCGGATATCACGAAGGCGCGCGAGGTGCTAGGCTGGGCGCCGAGCGTCTCGATGCAGCTTGGTCTGGCGAGCACGATTGCCTACTTCGACACGCTGCTCGCGAGTGGAGAAGTGCCGGAGCTCATCGGCGGGGCGGGGCTGGCGAACGCCGCGGAGCCGTGAGCGCGCCCGTGAGCGCCTTTGCGATCCAGGAGTACGGTGACGCGCGCGTGGCGGCGGTGATTCCCGCGCGCAACGAGGCGCACACCATTGCCGAAGTCGTGCGCGAAACCGCGCGCTACGTGCACGACGTGCTGGTGCTCGATGGCGGGTCGCGCGATGGCACGGCGGAACAGGCCCGTGCCGCGGGGGCCCGCGTGATCACCGACCGCGGGCGGGGTAAAGGCGCCGCCGTGCGACAGAGTCTCGGCGAGACCACGGCCGACATCGTCGTGTTCCTCGACGCCGACGGTTCGCACGATCCGGCCGATATTCCGTCGCTGGTGCGGCCGGTGCTGGCCCGAGACGCCGAGTTGTGTGTGGGTAGCCGCTTCTCTGGTGGTACGGACGAACTGTCGGTCACGGTAGGGCAGCTGATTCGCACGATCGGCAACATCTCGATGAACATCGCGATCAACCGGCGCTTCGACGTCGCCCTCACCGATACGCTGAATGGCTTCCGCGCCGTTCGACGCGAGGTCGCGCTCGAGGTCCAGCTCGCCGAAGACCGGCACACCATCGAGCAGGAAATGGTGATGAAGGTGCTGACGTACGGATATCGAGTCGTGAACCGGCCCACGCATGAATACGCGCGGCTGTTCGGCACGAGTCACATCGCGGTGTGGCGCGAATGGCCTACGTTCGTGCGCTGCGTGCTGGTGAACATCTTCCAGCCGCAGCGCGCACGGTCATACGCGTCGAACACGCATGGTGCGCGGGTCAAGCCGGCGCTGGAGACCTGGATGCGCGAGAGTCGGCCGCACGAGCGCACGTCGGCCGGCTCGTGACGGCCTCCGAACGGTGACCGACGCGACGCGGCAGGCGTGGCCGCGGTCGCGTTGGCTGTTGCTGGTGGCGGCGATCGGCGTGGCATTGGCGGCGGCGCTGATGCCGCATGCGTGGTACGACGCCTTGCCGCGGCAGGCGGAGTTGCCGCCGCCACCTATCAGCGGCGTTACGGTGCTGCGCCTCGTGTTGGCGGTGGAGGCCGCGGTGCTGTTGCTGGTGGCGGCGTTCGACTGGCGATTCGTGCGCATGGCCCCGACGTCGCGACTGGCGGGACATCTGCAGCGCGAGGAATCGGGCGACCTCACGCCGCGCGCGGCCGCCGTCGGTCTCACGATCATCACGCTGGTGGCGCTGGCGCTGCGGGTGTATCACCTCGACCGCGATCTTTGGCTCGACGAGATCTCGCCGATCCTCGACTACGCGTCGTTGTCGGTACCGCAGATCGTCGGCAGCTACCTGCGGTCGAACAATCACCTGTTGAACACGCTGCTGCTGAAGGGGATGATCGCGCTCTTCGGCGAGCAGGCGTGGTCGGTGCGCTTGCCGGCCGTCGCGTTCGGCGTGGCCGGTGTGCCGGCGCTGTACTGGTGCGCACGGCTGGCGCTTTCGCGACGCGCGTCGCTGGGCGCAGCGCTGCTGCTGGCGGTGTCGTACCACCATCTGTTCTTCTCGCAGAACGCCCGCGGGTACACCGCCTACCTCTGCCTGGCGCTGCTCAGCACGCGAGCCCTCGTGAACGGACTGCGTGACGATCGCGGGCGCGACTGGCTGCTGTACGTGATGGCCACCGTGCTGGGCGTCGCTGCGCTGCTGAATACGGCGTTCGTGCTGGCCGCCCAGGGGTTTGCGGCGCTGGCCGCCGTGTGGCGCGTGCATCGGGCGGGCGGCGCGGCGATGCCGCTGCTGCGCCGCGTGCTTGTGGTATTGGCGATTGCCGGATTTCTGAGCGCCGAACTGTATGCGGTCGCGATGCCCGAAGTGTACGTGGTGATTTCGAACGTCTACAAAACGCAGAGCACCGGCTTCGTGCTCTTCTCATGGGAGTTCGCGCGCGAAGTGCTGCGCGGTGTGAGTGCCGGGTTCGGTTCGGGCGGCGTCGGCGTCGGCGCGCTGCTGGCGGCGGTGCCATTTCTGCTGGTGGCGGCGGCCGGCGCGTTCGCCGTGCTTCGGCGCGCGTGGGCGCTGGCGTTGGCCCTCGCCCTGCCGGGCGTGCTCACGCTCGCGTTCCTGCTGGTGCGCGGACTCACCATCTCGCCGCGTTTCTTTTTGCTGTGGCTACCCCTGGCGGTGCTCACGGCCGTGGTGGCGATCGACGCCGGTGCCGGGTGGATCTGGCGTGCGCGGCCGAGGCGGGCCGTGCTGATGGGCACTGGCACCGTGGCAGTCCTCGCCATGTTGTCGGCCGCGTCGCTCGGGCGGTATTATGCGATACCGAAGCAGCCGTATCGCGCAGCGCTGGCCTACGTGGAGCGGGCGCGTAAGCCCGATGATCGCGTGGTGGTGGTGTATCTCGCCGAACTGGGCATGCGGTACTACGGCGCGCGCGCCGGTGCGCCCCTCGACGAGCGCTACCGCTTTGTGCGCACCGTGCCAGCGCTCGACAGTGCGCTGGCACAGCGCGGTGCAGGACGCGTGTGGTTGGTCGTCACCTTTGAACGAGCATTGCAGATGGATCTCCCGGAACTGAACGCGCGCGTGCACTCCGGCTGGACGCTGCAACACACGTTCGACGGTACGGTGGGCGATGGTGGGATCAGCGTGTGGCGCGAACGAGACGCTGCCGCCACATCGGGCACCGCGCCATGACCCAGCAGGCGTCGTGAACGGACGGTCGTGGTGAAAGTCGCGGTCATCGGATTGGGTAACGCGGGGGCCACGCTGCATCTGCCGGCGCTGACGGCCATGCGCGACGTCGACGTCGTGGGCGGGGTGGATCTCGACGCCACCCGCCGCGACCAGGCGAAGTCGACATTCCGGGTGCCGGTCTTCGCCAGTGTCGAGGAGATGTTCGCCACCGCGCGCCCCGACGTGGTGTGCATCGGCACGCCGCCGGGCTCACACGCGGCGCTCTGCCTGCAGTCGTTCAGCGCCGGTGCGCATGTGCTGTGCGAGAAGCCGTTCGTGTCCAGCATCGCGCAGGCGGACATGGTGTTGGCCGCCGCGCGCGCCGCCGGTCGTCGCGTCGCGCTCAATCACGAGTTCCGTGAGATGCCGGTGTTCAAGGCGGTGCGCGATGCCGTGAGCAGTGGCGCCACGGGGGGGCTCAACTTCGCGCAGGTGTGGCAACAAATCGATCTGCCGCCGTGGGCCGAGCCCGGCTGGCGCGGCGACATGCGGCAGCGCACACTGTACGAAGCCGGCGTGCACCTCGTCGATTTCCTCATGGCGCTGTTCGGGGAGCGTCCGCGCGCGGTGCAGGCGTGGACTTCCACCTGCGGCGTGCGCGAGGGTGAGACCGATGCCGTGGCGCTGCTCACCATGGAGTTCAGTCGTGGACGTCTGGCCACGATCACGCAGAACCGCCTGGCGAAAGGGGAAACGCAGTACTTCGAGGTCCGCGCCGACACCGACCGCGCGTCGTTGCGCGCGTCATTCGGCGGCCGTGCCCGCATTTCCGCCGGTTTGTTTCGCAGCACGCGCCCGCATATGCGTGTGGAATACGGCATCGCCGGTATCGCCTGGCAGGAAGTGGGCGCCACGCGCTCCATGCTGGCGCGCAATCCGAAGGACCCCTGCATGGTGGCGACGCGCGATGTATTCGAGCGCTCTCTGGCGGCGTTCCGCGATGGCACCGAGCCACCGGCCAGCGGTGAGCTGGGCCGCGACGTGATGACGGTCATCGCCGCGGCGTACCACTCGGCCGCGATCGGGCAGCGGGTCACGATCGACGACGCCTTGATCGCGGAGTTGCGCGATGTGCAGATCGGGTAAGTCGCGATGAGTCACGCACCGATCGGCGCGTTGATCGTCGGAGCCGGCCTGATGGGTCGTTCTCATGCGCACGCCATCACGGCGAGCGGCGGGGTGGTGGTGGGGGTGGTCGACCCCGATCCGTCTCGCGCCACCGCGCTCGCTGGCACGGCTGGCCGCGTGCCAGTGTTCGCCGACGTGGCGTCGGCGCTGCAGGCCACGACGCCCACGGTGGTGCACGTATGCACGCCGCTGCCCGCGCACCGGGCGGTGATCGAAGCGGCATTTCACGCCGACTGTCATGTGATCGGCGAGAAGCCGCTCACGGCCACGGCACCCGAAGCCGAGGCGCTCTGTGCGCTCGCCGCCGCCCGCGGCCGTCATCTGGTGCCGGTGCATCAGTTTCCGTTCCAGCAGGGGGTGCGCGATCTACTGGCGAGGCGCGACGTGCTGGGCACCATCGTACACGTCGAACTCATGATAGCATCAGCGGGCGCCAGCGGCCCGCGCGACGCCGACGATGTCGTGGCGGAGATCCTGCCGCACTGTCTGTCCCTGACGCAGGTGCTGTTGCCGACGTCGCACGGCGAGACGTCGCACGGCGAGGGGTCGCTACACGGTTTGCCGTGGCAGGTCACGCGCGTAAGCCCCGGTGAATGGCGCATCACCGCGCACGCAGATTCCGCATCGATCGCGTACGTGATCTCCATGTCGGCGCGGCCGACGTGCGCGGAACTGCGGGTGTTCGGCACCAAGGCCTCGGCGGTAGCCGACCTGTTCCACGGCTACTCGGTGATCGATACCGGCGCGGTGACTCGCGCCTCGAAGGCGGCGCGTCCGTTTCGCGTGGCTGGCCGTTCGATGGTGGCGGCTTCGGCGAATCTGGCGCGGCGCGGACTGCGCGCCGAGTCGACGTATCCCGGGCTGCAGGCGCTCGTGCATCGGGCGTATCTCGCGTTCGCGGGCCGCGGCGACGTGCCCATTACGCCGCGCACTCTGCTCGACGTAGCCCGTGCGCGCGACCGGCTGATCGCGCTCAGCGGCTGGACCACTCCGTGAGTCATTCGTGAACGCGCCGGCGCTGAGCATCGTGCTGGCCGTCTCCCACGACGATGCCCTGCGCGACGGTTCGCTCGCCGCCGCCCTCAGTGCGATTGCGCAGAGTGTCGCCGGGGTGACCGGCGGCCTCACGCACGAGGTGATCGTGGTGGCCGCGAACGCGCAGGGGCTTCCCCTGCCGAGTGCGCTTCCGTCGGCGCGCTTCGTCACCGTCGCGCCTGGTGCGCTCACGCCCGTGAACTGGGGCCTCGGCCTGCGCGCCGCCAGCGGACGCGTGGTGGCCTTCACCACGTCGCAGATGTGCGTGAGCATCACGTGGGCCGGTGCGCTGCTGGAGGCGATCAACGGCGGCGTCGATGCCGGGGTGATTGGCGCGGGTGGACCGGTCGCGCTGCCAGCCGTCGCGTCGGACGCCGACGCCGCCACGCTGGTCCGCTTCAGTGCGTTCCTGCCCGGACGCTGGCCCCGCGTGATGTCGGCCCACGATATCCCCGGCGACAATGCCGCCTATCTGCGCGCGCATCTCGTTGAGCATGAGGACCTGCTGCGCGACGGGTTCTGGGAGGTCGAATTCCATCGGCGGTTCGCCCGCGCGGGCAAGCAACTGCTGATGGTCCCGGCGGCACTGGCCACCGCGCAGGGCGTCGTCGACCTGCGTGCGCTTCGGGCACACCGCTTCGCGCATGCCGTCTCGTTCGGCGGCAGCCGGGTCGACCGGCATGGTCAATCGGCGATCCGGATCGTGCTGGCCGCGCCGCTCGTGCCGCTGGTGCTGGCGGCGCGCATCGCCCGCCGGGCACGCGCCGCGGGTGTGGATCATGCTCGGATTCGGCGGGCCCTCCCAGCCGTCGTGCGGCTCACGATCGCCTGGGCCGCGGGAGAGGCAGTCGGTGCCTGGCGCGCCGCCGTCGGGCGCGGCAATCAAGTAACGTTCGCGCATGAGTGACGTGACGCCGATCGCGCCTGAGACCGGGAGGGAAGCCGCGCATCACACCGGGAGCTACCGGCCGCCGCCGATGCTGTCAGTGGTTGTGCCGTCGGTCAATGGCTGGTCGGATCTCGTCGCCTGCTTGTCGGCGCTCGAGCGGGCCGAGTCGCGCACACAGACGCGGCTCGAGGTGCTCGTGCCGGAGCGGTGCGGCAGTGCGGTGCGCACCCACGTGTCGCAGCGCTTCCCCTCGGTCCGCCTGTTACCGGTGGCCGGTACCACGACAATCCCGCACATGCGCGCCCTGGCGATCGACATGGCCACGGCACCCACGGTCGCCGTGATCGAGGATCATGTGATCGTGCCGGAGCAGTGGGCGCAGCAGATCGTCGAGGCGTGCCGCGGCGATGTGCGGGTGGTGGGTGGCGCCTTGGTGAACGCGGCCACGGCCAGCACGGTGGACTGGGCCGCCTTTCTCTGCGAATACAGTCACGTGCTCACGCCGCGCCCCGCTGGCCCCGCCGAGTGGCTGATGGGTAACAACACGGCCTATGATCGCACCGCGCTGCAGGAGTGCGCGGAGGTCGTGCACGCCGGGCGGTGGGAGCACGTGCTGCACGACGAGCTGCGTCGGCGCGGCATCGTGCTCTGGAACCGCCCGGACATCGTGGTGGGGCACAAGAAGCATTACACCGTCAGCGAGTACGGTGCACAACGATTCCTGTACGCGCGGGCGTACGCCGCCGATCGCGTGCGCTCGTCGTCGATGCCGTCTCGGCTCGCGTACGGTGCGGCGGCGATGGCGCTGCCCGTGCTGCTCTACGCCCGCATCACGTCGCGCGTGTGGCGGAGTGGCGCCCACCGCCGGGAGCTGCTGCAGTCCCTGCCGCTACTCGCGCTGTTCGTGACCGCGTGGGGGCTCGGTGAGGTCACCGGTGCCTGGTTCGGCGACGGCGGTGCCATGGCGAGGGTGTGCTGATGCCCGGTGTGTCGGTGGTGGTTGCCGCGTGTGGCAGCGAGGCGCTGTTGCCGCAGTGTCTCGCGCACCTCGACGCCGAGCGTCACCCGCGTGACGTGGCGCGACGCGCATGAAGATCGGCATCGACGCCTGCACGTGGGTGAACCGTCGTGGCTACGGTCGCTTTACGCGCGGGCTCGTGCAGGCCATGGTGAACGCGTGTCCGCAACACGACTTCACGCTGGTGGTGGATAGCACGATGGCGCGCGATGCGTCCTTCCCGGCGCGGACCCATCTGCACGTGGTGCAGACCTCCGAACGTCAGGCCACGGCGGCGTCGGCCGATGGCTCCCGTCGGCCAGCCGATCTATTGCGCATGGGTCGCGCCATCGGTGCGCTCGACGTGGACGTCTTTCTCTTCCCCACCTCGTTCTCGTACGTGCCCGTGTTCGGGCGGACCCCGGTGGTCACGGTGTTTCACGATGCCACGGCCGAGATGCATCCGGCGTTGATCTTCCCCCGCGCCCTGCCACGGCTGCTGTGGACGATCAAATCACAGCTCGCCCGCCGGCAGTCGCGGCGCATCGTGACCGTGTCGGAGAATGCCCGCGCCCAGATCGCCCATGTGTTCGGCATGCCAGTCGGCGAGATCGATGTGGTCAGCGAAGGGGCCGATCCGATCTTTCAGCCCGACTCCGACTCTGCCGCCGAAGCCACCAACGTGCGCGTGCAATACGGGCTGCCGGCGGAGGGCGCCCTGTTGCTGTACGTGGGCGGATTGAGCCCACACAAGAACATCGACGGCCTGTTGCGCGCGGTCGCCGCGCTGCCGCCTTCGCTCTCGCCTTGGCATCTGGCCATCGTCGGGGACGTGGCGAACGACACATTCCTCACCTGCGCGCACGCGCTGCAGACACAGGCGCGCGCGCCCGGTCTTGCCGGCCACGTCACCTTCACCGGCTTCGTGCCAGACGACCAGCTCGCTGCACTCTATCGCGCGTCCACCGTGCTGGTGTTGCCGTCGTTCAGCGAGGGGTTCGGGTTGCCGGTGCTCGAGGCCATGGCGTGCGGTGTCCCGGTGGCGGTGAGCAACCGCTTCTCGCTGCCGGAAATCGTAGGCGATGCCGGTGTGCTCTTCGATCCGGACTCCGCGCCCGACATCACGCAGGCGCTCTCGCGCGTGCTCGGTGATGCCAACCTGCGCGCCATGATGCGTGCCAAGGGATTGCAGCGCGCGGATGCCTACTCGTGGCGCCGCGGGGCGGAGCGCATGGCGCAGTTGCTGGAGCGTGTCGTCGCGCCATCGGGAGCGGCCGCATGACACCGCGTCGCTTCTGCTTCGTCACCACGTTTTATCCGC
This window harbors:
- a CDS encoding glycosyltransferase family 1 protein translates to MKIGIDACTWVNRRGYGRFTRGLVQAMVNACPQHDFTLVVDSTMARDASFPARTHLHVVQTSERQATAASADGSRRPADLLRMGRAIGALDVDVFLFPTSFSYVPVFGRTPVVTVFHDATAEMHPALIFPRALPRLLWTIKSQLARRQSRRIVTVSENARAQIAHVFGMPVGEIDVVSEGADPIFQPDSDSAAEATNVRVQYGLPAEGALLLYVGGLSPHKNIDGLLRAVAALPPSLSPWHLAIVGDVANDTFLTCAHALQTQARAPGLAGHVTFTGFVPDDQLAALYRASTVLVLPSFSEGFGLPVLEAMACGVPVAVSNRFSLPEIVGDAGVLFDPDSAPDITQALSRVLGDANLRAMMRAKGLQRADAYSWRRGAERMAQLLERVVAPSGAAA